Proteins from one Desulfonema limicola genomic window:
- a CDS encoding GntR family transcriptional regulator has product MNLLKGQKNLTLAAYDSIKDMMFNYDIVPGQRLVFVDLAKQLGVSRTPVNNALSILAKEGYLDFVPNQGYSVHKLTKDEAESLYEIREIIEVGTIGKAIRQMTDEKLKIFENKKQMVVKSITDRVHRKIFILDTEFHASIIEMIENPYLTEKYREVCQKIFLRHRIEDLRMERMNEIVNEHEQLYKAISIKDVDWAKELIKTHHGNAKKNLFAIIFQKENGKTV; this is encoded by the coding sequence ATGAATCTCTTGAAAGGTCAAAAAAATCTTACTTTAGCTGCTTATGACAGTATTAAAGATATGATGTTTAATTATGATATTGTTCCAGGGCAGAGGCTTGTATTTGTAGATCTGGCAAAGCAGCTGGGAGTGAGCAGAACCCCTGTTAATAATGCTTTGAGTATTCTGGCAAAAGAAGGATATTTGGATTTTGTGCCTAATCAGGGTTATTCGGTTCATAAGCTGACTAAAGATGAAGCAGAGTCTCTTTATGAAATCAGAGAAATCATTGAAGTTGGAACAATCGGCAAAGCCATCCGCCAAATGACTGATGAAAAGCTTAAAATATTTGAAAATAAAAAGCAAATGGTTGTTAAATCTATTACCGACCGTGTTCATCGAAAAATTTTTATTCTTGATACAGAATTTCATGCCAGTATTATTGAAATGATAGAAAATCCTTATCTTACAGAAAAATACAGGGAAGTCTGCCAGAAAATATTCCTCCGCCACAGAATCGAAGATTTAAGGATGGAAAGAATGAATGAAATTGTTAATGAACATGAGCAGTTATATAAAGCAATAAGCATAAAGGATGTTGACTGGGCTAAGGAATTAATAAAAACCCACCATGGAAATGCTAAAAAAAATTTGTTTGCAATAATCTTTCAAAAGGAAAATGGAAAAACAGTTTAA
- a CDS encoding universal stress protein, with translation MFKPISSILFATNLAENCKPAFDFAVSLAAKYQAVIILLHVIEKMPDYAERRLVGLLGQKHWEEITKNHENDARAALIGKKSSSSLIRKALEEFCSEAGIDDSSCGYHSREVVVKDGEIVDEIISLSKEYHADMIIMGARKGFLKDNKIGSHIKEVMRKTKIPVLVVPPYPLEKAS, from the coding sequence ATGTTTAAACCAATTTCATCAATATTATTTGCAACAAATCTTGCTGAAAACTGCAAACCTGCATTTGATTTTGCAGTATCCCTGGCAGCAAAATACCAGGCAGTGATTATTCTGCTCCATGTAATAGAAAAAATGCCTGATTATGCAGAACGCCGCCTTGTAGGACTGCTTGGTCAAAAGCATTGGGAAGAAATTACAAAAAATCATGAAAATGATGCCCGTGCAGCTCTCATAGGTAAAAAATCATCAAGCAGCCTTATCCGCAAAGCTTTGGAAGAATTTTGCAGTGAAGCAGGCATTGATGACAGTTCATGCGGTTATCATTCCAGAGAAGTAGTTGTCAAAGACGGAGAAATAGTTGATGAGATTATCAGTCTGTCAAAAGAATATCATGCTGATATGATTATTATGGGAGCAAGAAAAGGATTTCTTAAAGACAACAAGATCGGCTCACATATAAAAGAAGTAATGCGGAAAACAAAGATTCCGGTGCTTGTTGTTCCTCCATATCCCCTTGAAAAAGCTTCTTGA
- a CDS encoding winged helix-turn-helix domain-containing protein has protein sequence MIKKQQWAMRSKAWLEIEGHPVIGEGRMDMLQAIDRCGSFVQASKEIGISCRKIRGVVRDMEKAVGSPLVKAYRGGGEGGGASLTPAAHKLIAFFKQFTNGFQKHADNCFKEIINTDL, from the coding sequence ATGATAAAAAAACAACAATGGGCCATGCGTTCTAAGGCATGGCTTGAGATAGAAGGACATCCTGTTATTGGAGAAGGCCGAATGGATATGCTTCAGGCTATTGACCGCTGCGGCTCGTTTGTTCAGGCTTCAAAAGAAATTGGAATATCCTGCCGAAAAATAAGAGGTGTTGTACGGGATATGGAAAAAGCTGTCGGCAGTCCCCTGGTAAAAGCTTACAGGGGCGGAGGAGAGGGCGGAGGCGCATCTCTTACCCCGGCAGCCCATAAACTCATAGCATTTTTTAAACAATTTACAAATGGATTTCAAAAGCATGCTGACAATTGCTTTAAAGAAATAATCAATACAGATTTGTAA
- the greA gene encoding transcription elongation factor GreA has product MERVPITRAGYENLKKELVNLKTIERPQNIKAIEEARAHGDLSENAEFDAAKDRQAFIEGRIQELGYKLGNADIIDPDTLPKDKAVFGCTVILENVDTGEEVRYQLVGPDESSIEQGRISVSSPLGKAIIGKKPGDELVLQAPGGKRCYELVEIL; this is encoded by the coding sequence TTGGAAAGAGTACCAATAACAAGAGCAGGATATGAAAATCTGAAAAAAGAACTTGTAAATTTAAAAACCATTGAGCGTCCCCAGAATATTAAGGCAATTGAAGAAGCCCGTGCCCACGGGGATTTGTCTGAAAATGCTGAATTTGATGCTGCTAAAGACCGGCAGGCATTTATTGAAGGCAGAATACAGGAACTGGGATACAAACTGGGTAATGCTGATATAATTGATCCTGATACCCTTCCTAAAGACAAGGCTGTATTTGGCTGTACTGTTATACTGGAAAATGTGGATACAGGAGAAGAAGTAAGATATCAGCTTGTAGGGCCTGATGAATCCAGCATTGAACAAGGCAGAATTTCTGTATCATCTCCTTTAGGAAAAGCAATAATCGGGAAAAAGCCTGGTGATGAGCTTGTACTCCAGGCTCCTGGGGGAAAACGATGTTATGAATTGGTAGAAATTCTATAA
- a CDS encoding glycogen synthase: protein MTDSKKNPRILIITPEVTYLPDRMGDLASHLTAKAGGLADVSAALVKALFDQGADVHVALPDYRSIFSDRLAPFLRKEQKSLRENMPEERIHLVEDRAFFYLNQIYSGDGSQNIKLALTFQRDVINYIIPRVKPDLIHCNDWMTALIPAMARELEIPCLFTIHNIHTVKSSLAYIEDRGIDAAYFWRHLYFQNPPQSYEESRDSNLLDFLTSGIFAAHFVNTVSPTFLKEIVQGRHSFVEQSIKQELTNKWFSDCAVGILNAPDPAFNPLSDPALEDRTYGPENFVSGKIKNKLFLQESLGLIRDEYAPVLFWPSRLDPVQKGCELLAEILYKIISSYWEQNLEIVFVANGEYQPHFRNIARFHNFENRVAICDFDEHLEHLAYGASDFVLMPSRFEPCGLPQMIGPIYGTLPIAHDTGGIHDTVVHMTVDRNIGNGFLFETYDSNGLFWAVTEAMRFYNLPDNIKNPQIKRIMEHGSANFNHDVTAQQYIQLYEKMLQRPLINRY, encoded by the coding sequence ATGACGGATTCTAAAAAAAATCCGCGCATTCTGATTATAACACCGGAGGTTACTTACCTGCCTGACCGTATGGGAGATCTTGCAAGTCATCTGACTGCTAAGGCAGGGGGTCTTGCAGATGTATCTGCAGCCCTGGTAAAAGCTTTATTTGATCAGGGTGCAGATGTTCATGTGGCACTGCCTGATTACAGGTCTATCTTCAGCGACCGTCTGGCACCTTTTTTAAGAAAGGAACAAAAAAGTCTAAGAGAAAACATGCCCGAGGAAAGAATTCACCTTGTGGAAGACCGTGCTTTTTTCTATTTAAACCAGATATATTCAGGTGATGGTTCTCAAAATATAAAACTTGCTCTTACCTTTCAAAGGGATGTTATTAATTATATAATTCCCCGTGTTAAACCTGATCTGATTCACTGCAATGACTGGATGACTGCACTTATTCCTGCAATGGCAAGGGAACTGGAAATACCATGCCTTTTTACCATACATAATATTCATACTGTAAAAAGTTCTCTTGCCTATATTGAAGACCGGGGTATTGACGCAGCCTATTTCTGGCGGCACCTTTATTTTCAAAATCCTCCTCAAAGTTATGAAGAATCCCGTGATTCAAATCTGCTGGATTTTTTAACAAGCGGAATATTTGCAGCTCATTTTGTTAATACTGTAAGTCCTACATTTCTCAAGGAAATAGTACAGGGACGGCATAGCTTTGTTGAACAGTCCATAAAACAGGAATTAACAAACAAATGGTTTTCTGACTGTGCAGTCGGCATACTTAATGCGCCTGATCCCGCATTTAATCCTTTATCTGATCCTGCTCTTGAAGACCGTACATACGGGCCTGAAAATTTTGTATCTGGAAAAATAAAAAACAAGCTTTTTCTCCAGGAATCATTAGGCCTTATCAGGGATGAGTATGCCCCGGTATTATTCTGGCCTTCCAGGCTTGACCCTGTGCAGAAAGGCTGTGAACTTCTGGCAGAGATCCTGTATAAAATAATTTCAAGTTACTGGGAACAGAACCTTGAGATTGTATTTGTTGCAAATGGAGAATATCAGCCCCATTTTAGAAATATTGCCAGGTTTCATAATTTTGAAAACAGGGTTGCAATATGTGATTTTGATGAACACCTGGAACATCTGGCCTATGGAGCTTCAGACTTTGTTCTAATGCCTTCAAGGTTTGAGCCTTGCGGACTTCCGCAAATGATAGGGCCTATATATGGAACCCTTCCCATTGCCCATGATACTGGAGGTATTCATGACACTGTTGTTCACATGACTGTTGACAGAAATATCGGGAATGGATTTTTATTTGAAACCTATGATTCAAACGGCCTGTTTTGGGCTGTTACTGAAGCAATGCGCTTTTACAATCTTCCTGACAACATAAAAAATCCTCAAATCAAGAGAATTATGGAACATGGATCAGCAAACTTTAATCATGACGTAACAGCCCAGCAGTATATTCAGCTTTATGAAAAAATGCTTCAACGGCCTTTGATAAACAGATATTAA
- the folE2 gene encoding GTP cyclohydrolase FolE2, translating into MKDIQNQRDERNIPIDKVGIKNLRYPITVLDRKNGFQHTVASINMYVDLPGKYKGTHMSRFVELLHLFRPEVSLEKFSIILEQMKTHLDAASAHIEVTFPYFIEKKAPVSDSPGLMDYTCRIVGISDPDSSVDLISEVIVPISSVCPCSKEISDMGAHNQRGEVRLSTRFKKFIWMEDMIELVESCASCDVYSVLKRVDEKQVTEKGYQNAKFVEDVVRDLAAYLNQDDNITWFSVSAEHFESIHNHSAYALINSGKAPGH; encoded by the coding sequence ATGAAAGATATTCAAAATCAGCGTGATGAACGCAATATCCCCATTGATAAGGTTGGAATAAAAAATCTCCGATACCCTATTACGGTTCTGGATCGTAAAAACGGGTTTCAGCATACTGTAGCTTCTATAAATATGTATGTTGACCTTCCTGGAAAATACAAAGGAACCCACATGAGCAGGTTTGTGGAATTACTTCATTTGTTTCGTCCAGAGGTATCTCTGGAAAAATTTTCCATAATCCTGGAACAAATGAAGACCCACCTGGATGCAGCTTCAGCACATATTGAAGTAACATTCCCTTATTTTATAGAAAAAAAAGCACCTGTAAGCGATTCACCAGGACTTATGGACTATACCTGCAGAATTGTGGGCATCAGCGATCCTGACAGCAGTGTTGATCTTATATCAGAGGTAATTGTACCCATTTCTTCAGTATGCCCCTGTTCAAAGGAGATCAGTGACATGGGGGCACATAATCAAAGGGGAGAAGTCCGTTTAAGTACCAGGTTTAAAAAATTCATATGGATGGAAGACATGATTGAACTGGTTGAATCATGTGCATCATGTGATGTTTATTCTGTATTAAAACGGGTTGATGAAAAACAGGTAACTGAAAAAGGGTATCAAAATGCAAAATTTGTTGAAGATGTAGTTCGAGATCTTGCTGCTTACCTGAATCAGGATGACAATATTACCTGGTTTTCAGTAAGTGCTGAACATTTTGAATCTATTCATAATCACAGTGCTTATGCTCTTATAAACAGCGGAAAAGCACCAGGCCATTGA
- a CDS encoding molybdopterin-binding protein has translation MIQVVKIEEAIGCPLAHDITEIIPGEFKGPAFKRGQILSCRDLDHLRRLGKNHLYVIKPENGEMHEDDAAKAIADALCGKGVGWSGEPREGKLSLTALQDGLLKVDVEALNNFNETGDLMCAARHTNSLVKKGDQVAATRAIPLLISSQKVDEAVEQARLSKEGVLRVLPVRKARAGVLITGNEVFYGRIEDKFEAIIRKKVKELDGQVIDVIFLPDDDDLIAEAALRLISEGADTLITTGGMSVDPDDRTRFALKKAGAEDMVYGSAVLPGAMFMIAYIGDVPVMGIPACGIFASRTIFDLIYPRVLADEKITRKDIAALGHGGLCLNCKTCSFPRCPFGK, from the coding sequence ATGATTCAAGTTGTTAAAATTGAAGAAGCAATAGGATGTCCCCTGGCCCATGATATTACGGAAATCATACCAGGTGAATTTAAAGGACCTGCTTTTAAAAGAGGACAGATATTGAGCTGCCGCGACTTAGATCACCTTCGCAGGCTTGGTAAAAACCATCTTTATGTTATAAAGCCTGAAAATGGTGAAATGCACGAGGATGATGCTGCAAAAGCCATTGCAGATGCTTTATGCGGAAAAGGTGTGGGATGGAGCGGGGAACCAAGGGAAGGAAAGCTTTCTTTAACTGCACTTCAAGACGGGCTGCTTAAGGTTGATGTTGAAGCTTTGAACAATTTTAATGAAACAGGTGATCTTATGTGTGCAGCCAGGCACACTAATTCACTGGTTAAAAAAGGAGACCAGGTTGCAGCTACAAGGGCAATTCCCTTATTAATATCATCACAAAAGGTTGATGAAGCCGTTGAGCAGGCACGTCTGTCAAAAGAAGGTGTTTTAAGAGTCCTGCCTGTCAGAAAAGCCCGTGCAGGAGTGTTAATAACAGGAAATGAGGTTTTTTACGGCCGGATTGAAGATAAATTTGAAGCAATAATACGCAAAAAAGTAAAAGAGCTTGACGGACAGGTAATTGATGTAATATTTCTGCCTGATGATGATGATCTCATAGCAGAAGCTGCATTGCGCCTGATATCTGAAGGGGCTGATACCCTTATAACAACCGGTGGAATGTCAGTGGATCCAGATGACAGAACCAGGTTTGCTTTAAAAAAAGCTGGTGCAGAAGATATGGTTTATGGTTCAGCCGTACTTCCAGGTGCCATGTTTATGATTGCCTATATTGGAGATGTACCTGTAATGGGTATTCCTGCATGTGGAATATTTGCTTCCAGAACAATATTTGATCTCATATACCCCAGAGTGCTTGCAGATGAGAAGATTACGCGAAAGGACATTGCCGCACTGGGACATGGAGGGCTTTGCCTTAATTGTAAAACATGCAGTTTCCCAAGATGTCCCTTTGGTAAATAG
- a CDS encoding MFS transporter — translation MQDAEINDCPMPEPFRAKITITLFAAWLFYLGFVTRVMFAPLMPAIEQDLKISHSQAGSLFLMMSIGYLIAPLCSGLISSKINHRGTLNISAWAVGLALIPFAFVKNIWIIRLLLMIIGLAAGIHLPSAIATITAEIKKEDWGKALSVHQSAPPLSFVSAPLIAALLMNWLTWRIVLLTWSAAALLTALAYSLKGKGGDFPGRIPNLGNVKYIAGKPSFWIMVILFAMAMGGNAGIYAMLPLFLVTDHGMELTKANTLIGLSQLSGLIMVFAAGWITDKIGQKPAMAVTLLTAGISTFLLGILKDQWLVIIIFIQPALLSSFFLRHLVLCHALLRHP, via the coding sequence ATGCAGGATGCAGAAATAAATGACTGTCCCATGCCCGAACCTTTCAGGGCAAAAATCACAATAACATTATTTGCTGCATGGCTTTTTTATCTTGGATTTGTTACAAGAGTCATGTTTGCACCTCTTATGCCGGCAATTGAGCAGGATTTGAAAATCAGCCACAGCCAGGCAGGCTCATTGTTTTTAATGATGTCCATAGGTTATCTTATTGCCCCTTTATGTTCGGGACTGATTTCATCAAAAATAAATCACAGGGGAACCCTTAATATCTCTGCATGGGCTGTGGGGCTGGCACTTATACCTTTTGCTTTTGTTAAAAATATCTGGATTATCAGACTACTGCTCATGATTATCGGGCTGGCTGCCGGTATTCACCTGCCTTCTGCAATAGCCACCATTACAGCAGAGATAAAAAAGGAGGACTGGGGAAAAGCATTAAGCGTGCATCAGTCTGCCCCGCCTTTAAGCTTTGTTTCTGCCCCGCTTATTGCAGCCCTGCTTATGAACTGGCTTACATGGAGAATTGTACTTTTAACCTGGTCTGCTGCTGCCCTGCTGACAGCTCTTGCATATAGTTTAAAGGGAAAAGGCGGAGATTTTCCAGGCCGGATACCAAACCTGGGCAATGTAAAATATATTGCTGGAAAACCTTCTTTCTGGATTATGGTGATTCTTTTTGCAATGGCTATGGGAGGAAATGCAGGTATTTATGCCATGCTTCCCCTTTTTCTGGTAACAGATCACGGCATGGAATTAACAAAAGCCAATACACTTATAGGGCTTTCACAATTATCAGGGCTTATTATGGTTTTTGCTGCCGGGTGGATAACAGACAAAATAGGGCAGAAACCTGCAATGGCAGTTACCCTTTTAACAGCAGGCATATCAACTTTTTTACTGGGTATTTTAAAAGACCAATGGCTTGTTATTATAATCTTTATCCAGCCGGCGCTTTTATCTTCATTTTTCCTGCGGCATTTGGTGCTTTGTCACGCATTGCTCCGCCATCCATGA
- the rpoZ gene encoding DNA-directed RNA polymerase subunit omega: protein MARITVEDCLNRIPNKFVLVQMVARRVRQIREGSEYLVNSPKNEDVVVALREIAAGKVILDKKLKIDV, encoded by the coding sequence ATGGCTCGCATTACAGTTGAAGACTGTTTAAACCGTATTCCAAACAAGTTTGTGCTGGTACAAATGGTCGCAAGACGTGTCAGGCAGATCAGGGAAGGATCTGAATACCTGGTAAATTCACCAAAAAATGAAGATGTTGTTGTTGCACTTCGTGAAATTGCTGCTGGAAAGGTAATTCTTGATAAAAAACTTAAAATAGATGTCTGA
- a CDS encoding phosphatidylserine decarboxylase family protein — MKKFVWADPPGQTAFPIAKAGYPFIYGSAFVTAVFALTGLIIPSMAGLLATLCICGFFRDPDRLIPDEENAVVSPADGRVILIDTIDNSDFIEGRCIKISVFMSVFNVHVNRIPFSGTVTDLIYHPGRFFSANLDKASKENEHNAVIVETESGKKICCVQIAGLIARRILCGLKTGDLVVRGQRFGLICFGSRLDIYLPADSVLNVSKGDKVSAGTSILGFIN, encoded by the coding sequence ATGAAAAAATTTGTTTGGGCTGACCCCCCGGGACAGACAGCTTTTCCAATAGCAAAAGCCGGGTATCCGTTTATTTATGGATCTGCATTTGTTACTGCTGTATTTGCTTTAACAGGACTAATCATACCTTCAATGGCTGGGCTTTTAGCTACCTTATGCATCTGCGGTTTTTTCAGGGACCCCGACAGGCTGATACCTGACGAAGAAAATGCAGTTGTTTCCCCGGCTGACGGCAGGGTTATTTTGATTGATACAATTGATAATTCTGATTTTATTGAAGGCAGGTGTATTAAAATCAGTGTTTTCATGTCTGTATTTAATGTTCATGTAAACAGGATTCCTTTTTCAGGAACAGTAACAGATTTAATTTATCATCCTGGCAGATTTTTTTCTGCAAACCTTGATAAAGCTTCAAAGGAAAATGAACATAATGCTGTTATAGTGGAAACAGAATCTGGAAAAAAGATTTGCTGTGTACAAATTGCAGGACTTATTGCAAGACGGATTCTCTGCGGATTAAAAACAGGTGATTTAGTTGTTAGGGGCCAGCGTTTTGGTCTTATATGTTTTGGATCACGCCTTGATATTTACCTGCCGGCTGATTCAGTTTTAAATGTTTCAAAAGGTGATAAGGTCAGTGCAGGAACATCTATCCTGGGATTTATTAATTAA
- a CDS encoding ATP-binding protein: MISDKDRIVVGLSGGMDSLTLMWFLHERLRRIPIDYELLAIYIDPGFENSFSENLKAYCRNMGYKLHVELTDYGVLSHSAYNRENPCFLCSRLRRKRLFELADEFGYYKLALGHNKDDIIETLFLNMFYSGEISTMCPKQFLFKEKFTIIRPLAYAEENMIRKFAKQNNFPEFVNVCPSASISKRREIKDFLSRVYKTDFRIKGNIFRSMTRVKPEYMLNPKT, from the coding sequence ATGATATCAGACAAAGACCGTATTGTCGTGGGGCTTTCAGGCGGGATGGACAGCCTGACCTTAATGTGGTTTCTGCATGAACGTCTAAGGCGTATTCCCATAGATTATGAATTATTAGCCATTTATATTGATCCTGGATTTGAAAACAGCTTTAGTGAAAATCTTAAAGCATATTGTAGAAATATGGGTTATAAACTTCATGTAGAACTTACAGATTACGGTGTTTTAAGTCATAGTGCATATAATCGTGAAAATCCATGTTTTCTATGTTCCAGACTCCGAAGAAAACGTCTTTTTGAACTTGCTGATGAATTTGGTTATTATAAGCTTGCACTGGGTCATAATAAGGATGATATTATTGAAACTCTTTTTTTAAACATGTTTTATTCTGGAGAAATCAGCACAATGTGCCCAAAACAATTTTTGTTTAAAGAAAAATTTACAATAATAAGACCGTTGGCATATGCAGAAGAAAACATGATCCGTAAATTTGCAAAACAAAACAATTTTCCGGAATTTGTTAATGTATGTCCCAGTGCTTCAATATCTAAACGCCGGGAGATTAAAGATTTTCTTAGCCGGGTTTATAAGACGGATTTCAGGATAAAAGGCAACATATTCAGATCAATGACACGGGTAAAACCAGAATATATGCTGAACCCTAAAACATAA
- a CDS encoding FmdE family protein yields MKSFHELLEESVERHGHLCAGQIIGVRMAMLGCSLVGIDDPKAPHFRKKLIVFVEIDRCATDAIESVTGCRMGKRTLKFKDFGINAATFVNLDTQIAYRIVSTEESRELAKKYAPEETSPRQQQIKGYTLMPDELLFNVQQVGVHLPEWEMPGPPRRHAVCSRCGQMVRDHREIQVENEILCRPCAGEAYFYSIEK; encoded by the coding sequence ATGAAATCATTCCATGAGTTATTAGAAGAATCTGTTGAAAGGCATGGTCATTTATGTGCTGGACAGATAATCGGGGTAAGGATGGCTATGCTTGGATGCAGTCTTGTGGGAATAGATGACCCAAAAGCTCCGCATTTTAGGAAAAAACTCATAGTATTTGTTGAGATTGACCGTTGTGCTACAGATGCAATTGAAAGTGTTACTGGATGCAGGATGGGAAAGCGTACCCTTAAATTTAAAGATTTTGGAATCAATGCTGCAACATTTGTGAACCTGGATACACAAATTGCATATAGAATTGTTTCAACTGAAGAATCAAGGGAACTGGCAAAAAAATATGCTCCAGAAGAAACCAGTCCCCGTCAGCAGCAGATAAAAGGCTATACATTAATGCCTGATGAATTATTGTTTAATGTACAGCAGGTTGGGGTTCATCTCCCTGAATGGGAAATGCCGGGGCCTCCAAGACGGCATGCTGTGTGCAGCAGATGCGGGCAGATGGTCAGGGATCACCGGGAAATTCAGGTTGAAAATGAAATACTTTGCCGCCCGTGTGCCGGAGAAGCATATTTTTATTCCATAGAAAAATAA